The following are encoded together in the Sphaerodactylus townsendi isolate TG3544 linkage group LG12, MPM_Stown_v2.3, whole genome shotgun sequence genome:
- the SET gene encoding protein SET isoform X2 — protein MSAPAAKVSKKELNSNHDGADEISDKEQQEAIEHIDEVQNEIDRLNEQASEEILKVEQKYNKLRQPFFQKRSELIAKIPNFWVTTFVNHPQVSALLGEEDEEALHYLTRVEVTEFEDIKSGYRIDFYFDENPYFENKMLSKEFHLNESGDPSSKSSEIKWKSGKDLTKRSSQTQNKASRKRQHEEPESFFTWFTDHSDAGADELGEVIKDDIWPNPLQYYLVPDMDDEEGEGEEDDDDDEEEEGLEDIDEEGDEDEGEEDEDDDEGEEGEEDEGEDD, from the exons ATGTCGGCGCCGGCGGCCAAAGTCAGCAAGAAGGAGCTCAACTCCAACCACGACGGGGCCGACGAGATCTCAG acaaAGAGCAACAGGAAGCAATTGAACATATTGATGAAGTACAGAATGAAATAGACAG ACTGAATGAACAAGCCAGTGAGGAAATTTTGAAAGTAGAACAGAAATACAACAAACTCCGCCAACCATTCTTCCAGAAGAGGTCAGAATTGATCGCCAAAATCCCGAATTTTTGGGTAACAACATTTGTCAACCACCCACAAG TATCTGCACTGTTgggggaagaagatgaagaagcaCTGCATTATTTGACCAGAGTTGAGGTGACGGAATTTGAAGACATCAAATCAGGTTACAGAATAGATTTT TATTTTGATGAAAATCCGTATTTTGAAAATAAGATGCTCTCCAAAGAGTTTCACCTGAATGAGAGTGGGGACCCATCATCAAAATCCAGTGAAATCAAGTGGAAATCTGGAAAG GATCTGACAAAACGTTCAAGCCAGACACAGAACAAGGCCAGCAGGAAGAGGCAGCATGAAGAGCCGGAAAGCTTCTTCACCTGGTTCACTGACCATTCTGATGCAGGAGCTGATGAGCTGGGCGAGGTCATTAAAGATGATATCTGGCCAAATCCATTGCAGTACTATCTG GTTCCTGATATGGACGACgaagaaggtgaaggagaggaggacgatgacgatgatgaagaggaggaaggatTGGAGGACATTGATGAGGAAGGTGATGAAGATGAgggtgaagaagatgaagatgatgatgagggTGAAGAAGGAGAG GAGGATGAAGGAGAGGATGACTGA
- the SET gene encoding protein SET isoform X3 — protein sequence MSAPAAKVSKKELNSNHDGADEISDKEQQEAIEHIDEVQNEIDRLNEQASEEILKVEQKYNKLRQPFFQKRSELIAKIPNFWVTTFVNHPQGKLSALLGEEDEEALHYLTRVEVTEFEDIKSGYRIDFYFDENPYFENKMLSKEFHLNESGDPSSKSSEIKWKSGKDLTKRSSQTQNKASRKRQHEEPESFFTWFTDHSDAGADELGEVIKDDIWPNPLQYYLVPDMDDEEGEGEEDDDDDEEEEGLEDIDEEGG from the exons ATGTCGGCGCCGGCGGCCAAAGTCAGCAAGAAGGAGCTCAACTCCAACCACGACGGGGCCGACGAGATCTCAG acaaAGAGCAACAGGAAGCAATTGAACATATTGATGAAGTACAGAATGAAATAGACAG ACTGAATGAACAAGCCAGTGAGGAAATTTTGAAAGTAGAACAGAAATACAACAAACTCCGCCAACCATTCTTCCAGAAGAGGTCAGAATTGATCGCCAAAATCCCGAATTTTTGGGTAACAACATTTGTCAACCACCCACAAGGTAAGT TATCTGCACTGTTgggggaagaagatgaagaagcaCTGCATTATTTGACCAGAGTTGAGGTGACGGAATTTGAAGACATCAAATCAGGTTACAGAATAGATTTT TATTTTGATGAAAATCCGTATTTTGAAAATAAGATGCTCTCCAAAGAGTTTCACCTGAATGAGAGTGGGGACCCATCATCAAAATCCAGTGAAATCAAGTGGAAATCTGGAAAG GATCTGACAAAACGTTCAAGCCAGACACAGAACAAGGCCAGCAGGAAGAGGCAGCATGAAGAGCCGGAAAGCTTCTTCACCTGGTTCACTGACCATTCTGATGCAGGAGCTGATGAGCTGGGCGAGGTCATTAAAGATGATATCTGGCCAAATCCATTGCAGTACTATCTG GTTCCTGATATGGACGACgaagaaggtgaaggagaggaggacgatgacgatgatgaagaggaggaaggatTGGAGGACATTGATGAGGAAG GAGGATGA
- the SET gene encoding protein SET isoform X1, translating to MSAPAAKVSKKELNSNHDGADEISDKEQQEAIEHIDEVQNEIDRLNEQASEEILKVEQKYNKLRQPFFQKRSELIAKIPNFWVTTFVNHPQGKLSALLGEEDEEALHYLTRVEVTEFEDIKSGYRIDFYFDENPYFENKMLSKEFHLNESGDPSSKSSEIKWKSGKDLTKRSSQTQNKASRKRQHEEPESFFTWFTDHSDAGADELGEVIKDDIWPNPLQYYLVPDMDDEEGEGEEDDDDDEEEEGLEDIDEEGDEDEGEEDEDDDEGEEGEEDEGEDD from the exons ATGTCGGCGCCGGCGGCCAAAGTCAGCAAGAAGGAGCTCAACTCCAACCACGACGGGGCCGACGAGATCTCAG acaaAGAGCAACAGGAAGCAATTGAACATATTGATGAAGTACAGAATGAAATAGACAG ACTGAATGAACAAGCCAGTGAGGAAATTTTGAAAGTAGAACAGAAATACAACAAACTCCGCCAACCATTCTTCCAGAAGAGGTCAGAATTGATCGCCAAAATCCCGAATTTTTGGGTAACAACATTTGTCAACCACCCACAAGGTAAGT TATCTGCACTGTTgggggaagaagatgaagaagcaCTGCATTATTTGACCAGAGTTGAGGTGACGGAATTTGAAGACATCAAATCAGGTTACAGAATAGATTTT TATTTTGATGAAAATCCGTATTTTGAAAATAAGATGCTCTCCAAAGAGTTTCACCTGAATGAGAGTGGGGACCCATCATCAAAATCCAGTGAAATCAAGTGGAAATCTGGAAAG GATCTGACAAAACGTTCAAGCCAGACACAGAACAAGGCCAGCAGGAAGAGGCAGCATGAAGAGCCGGAAAGCTTCTTCACCTGGTTCACTGACCATTCTGATGCAGGAGCTGATGAGCTGGGCGAGGTCATTAAAGATGATATCTGGCCAAATCCATTGCAGTACTATCTG GTTCCTGATATGGACGACgaagaaggtgaaggagaggaggacgatgacgatgatgaagaggaggaaggatTGGAGGACATTGATGAGGAAGGTGATGAAGATGAgggtgaagaagatgaagatgatgatgagggTGAAGAAGGAGAG GAGGATGAAGGAGAGGATGACTGA